The following coding sequences are from one Planctomycetota bacterium window:
- a CDS encoding cytochrome C: MSTNSHTAGRGRWLFQRLATWEVLAALGVAGLALWMIFSADALGAPPPAPPPPLNSAGRGPQSPVAVLGRTLFFDTTLSNPAGMSCASCHAPQVGFTYPDSDENLDAGPVEGVVPGRFGNRKPPTVSYASFIPHGPTPMPVGQNGQTIFVGGLFWDGRAPDLPTQAGMPFVNPNEMNDIVHNLAAPELVVQQVLKNHLPQFVQAYGAGAAHGSTSDIFKLICAAIATWESTPEVSPFNSKFDAVMAGRAQFTPSELSGFRLFTGSATGRAGGAPMPKHAQCSACHSLQPGPGRDLFTNNGYFNTGVPKNPDNPFYNETDAVNNPLGYNPLGAAYIDLGLGDFIYSKSGLGTAGGDTLRVNGTFKTPTLRNIDKRPSPSFIKAYSHNGFFKHLMDVVHFYNTRNLTSRPGEVIDFTQANPYAKLRGKPLWPTPEYPSAQTLVNPAGLRGGIGNLGLTPQDETDIVNFMSTLSDQ, encoded by the coding sequence ATGAGCACCAATTCACACACCGCTGGTCGTGGTCGCTGGCTGTTTCAACGTCTGGCGACCTGGGAAGTCTTGGCCGCGCTCGGCGTGGCGGGGCTGGCATTGTGGATGATTTTTTCGGCGGATGCACTGGGTGCGCCCCCTCCGGCGCCTCCACCGCCCCTCAATTCAGCGGGAAGGGGGCCGCAGTCCCCCGTGGCGGTGCTGGGGAGGACGTTGTTCTTTGACACCACGCTGTCAAATCCGGCGGGTATGTCGTGCGCCTCGTGCCACGCGCCGCAGGTCGGCTTTACCTATCCTGACTCGGACGAGAATCTCGACGCCGGGCCGGTCGAAGGTGTCGTGCCGGGCCGATTTGGCAATCGCAAGCCGCCCACGGTCAGTTACGCCTCGTTCATTCCGCACGGCCCCACGCCGATGCCCGTCGGGCAAAACGGCCAGACGATCTTCGTCGGCGGGTTGTTCTGGGACGGCCGCGCGCCTGACTTGCCAACTCAAGCGGGCATGCCGTTCGTGAACCCGAACGAGATGAACGACATTGTCCACAATCTGGCTGCGCCCGAGTTAGTCGTGCAGCAGGTGTTGAAGAATCATCTGCCGCAATTCGTCCAGGCCTACGGCGCTGGCGCAGCGCACGGCAGCACCAGCGATATCTTCAAGCTGATCTGCGCCGCCATTGCCACCTGGGAAAGTACGCCCGAGGTGTCGCCGTTCAATTCCAAGTTCGATGCCGTGATGGCAGGTCGGGCGCAATTCACGCCTTCGGAACTGAGCGGCTTTCGGCTGTTCACCGGTTCGGCGACCGGGCGCGCCGGCGGAGCGCCGATGCCCAAGCATGCTCAATGCAGCGCGTGCCATTCGCTGCAGCCGGGTCCGGGGCGCGATTTGTTCACCAACAACGGCTACTTCAACACCGGGGTTCCCAAGAACCCCGACAATCCCTTCTATAACGAGACCGATGCGGTGAACAATCCGCTCGGTTACAACCCGCTGGGCGCGGCGTACATCGACCTGGGGCTGGGAGACTTCATCTACAGCAAGTCGGGGCTCGGTACCGCGGGGGGCGACACGTTGCGAGTGAACGGAACTTTCAAGACCCCCACGCTGCGCAACATCGACAAGCGGCCGTCGCCGAGCTTTATCAAAGCCTATTCGCATAACGGCTTTTTCAAGCATCTGATGGACGTCGTCCACTTCTACAACACGCGCAACTTGACGTCGCGACCCGGCGAAGTGATCGACTTTACCCAGGCCAATCCCTACGCCAAGCTCCGCGGCAAGCCGCTCTGGCCGACGCCGGAGTATCCTTCGGCGCAGACGCTGGTGAACCCGGCGGGCTTGCGCGGCGGGATTGGCAATCTGGGCCTGACCCCGCAAGACGAGACGGACATCGTCAACTTTATGTCCACCCTCAGCGATCAGTAG
- the ppc gene encoding phosphoenolpyruvate carboxylase translates to MTTGVSNDLLRRDVRMLGDMLGCVISELAGPDSLARVEEIRRLARDRRAGDVDAERKLSVLISELDERQARIVTRAFTVFFDMANLAEDRHRVRVLRNREAEQYPEPISESIPAAIAQFKKLGLTAAQVQAALDKVQIELVFTAHPSEAKRRSIRAKLRRMRQTLQDLDSTDLLQRERERLQTSLRADLMVLWQTAFLRAQRPTVMEEVQRGLSIMPRLWEVVPQAFAALRRALHTYYPGETIQTPLFVRFGSWMGGDRDGNPNVTSDVSENTLLWLREAAITHHLTFSKKAFDLLSLSIRETAVTPELEQAITAALERWPEVAKSIEGISPREIYRRWIGVIQWRLNQSRLPTLGSPLVAGSYRDGCALAADLELLRASLATHHGELLLESDLQAWLDLTRVFGLHLTRLDIRQDARRYQEIVTEVFATTNLASNFAALPESEQKALLVKTMGFDRPIDVSKLSPLSADTMRLFRILQQALATLGPDCIGAHITSLTRNACDVLCVLWLWRWAQAMAKRETGAELPAGVELRIAPLFEKIGDLARGAHTLCDILDEPCYAEHLKRQGNRQIVMVGYSDSTKDGGYLAACWGLYRAQSQLQAVAAERSISLTFFHGRGGSLGRGGGPAARGILSLPPEALDGTLRLTEQGEVLAERYDDVQVAYRHIEQVTWATLTASNVAAAEVKPSWFELMESLSQRSLQVYRELVDQPGFINFFAETTPIDEIENLPIGSRPARRRGERTLDDLRAIPWVFSWTQNRCMIPAWYGLGTALTEVKYRDRAAWLAICEMYRQWPFMQATIDNAALALAKVDMYIGQHYSELCESPETRERLWMMIASERDRTRQGILDIVGGEELLATVPWFRGSIEVRNPYIDPLNLIQIDLIRRRRKVEGEQQRADEHERLRDLLRLTVQGIAAGMRTTG, encoded by the coding sequence ATGACAACAGGTGTTAGTAACGACCTATTACGGCGCGATGTGCGAATGCTGGGCGATATGCTCGGCTGCGTGATTTCCGAGCTGGCGGGCCCCGATTCGCTGGCCCGAGTCGAAGAGATTCGCCGCCTGGCCCGCGATCGCCGCGCCGGCGATGTTGACGCCGAGCGGAAGCTCTCGGTGCTGATCTCCGAACTCGACGAGCGCCAGGCCCGGATCGTCACCCGCGCATTCACCGTTTTCTTCGACATGGCCAACCTGGCCGAAGACCGGCACCGCGTGCGCGTGCTGCGCAATCGCGAGGCCGAGCAATATCCCGAGCCGATCAGCGAATCGATCCCGGCGGCCATTGCCCAGTTCAAAAAGCTGGGCCTCACGGCCGCGCAAGTGCAAGCCGCCCTCGACAAGGTGCAAATCGAGTTGGTCTTCACGGCCCACCCCAGCGAAGCCAAGCGACGTTCGATTCGGGCCAAGCTGCGGCGGATGCGTCAAACGCTGCAGGATCTGGACAGCACCGATCTGTTGCAACGCGAACGCGAGCGGCTGCAGACTTCCCTGCGCGCCGACTTGATGGTCCTTTGGCAGACGGCGTTCTTGCGCGCCCAGCGCCCCACGGTGATGGAAGAAGTGCAGCGCGGCTTGTCGATCATGCCGCGGCTGTGGGAAGTCGTGCCGCAAGCATTTGCCGCGTTGCGTCGCGCGCTGCACACCTATTACCCAGGCGAGACAATTCAAACGCCCTTGTTCGTGCGGTTTGGCTCCTGGATGGGGGGCGACCGAGACGGCAACCCGAACGTAACATCGGACGTGTCGGAGAACACCTTGCTGTGGCTGCGCGAGGCGGCCATCACGCATCACCTGACGTTCAGCAAGAAGGCCTTCGACTTACTGTCGCTGTCGATTCGTGAAACGGCAGTCACGCCCGAGTTGGAACAGGCGATCACTGCCGCGCTCGAACGCTGGCCCGAGGTAGCCAAGTCAATCGAGGGGATTTCGCCTCGCGAGATTTATCGCCGTTGGATCGGCGTGATTCAGTGGCGGCTCAATCAATCGCGTCTGCCAACGCTCGGCAGCCCGCTGGTTGCGGGCTCTTACCGCGATGGCTGCGCGCTGGCTGCGGACCTGGAGTTGTTGCGAGCCAGTCTGGCCACGCACCACGGCGAGCTGCTGCTCGAAAGCGACTTGCAGGCCTGGCTCGATCTGACGCGGGTGTTTGGCCTGCATTTGACGCGGCTCGACATTCGCCAAGACGCCCGCCGGTATCAGGAAATTGTCACCGAGGTCTTCGCCACCACCAATCTGGCATCGAACTTCGCGGCCTTGCCCGAAAGCGAGCAAAAGGCACTCCTGGTCAAGACGATGGGCTTCGACCGGCCGATTGACGTCAGCAAACTGTCGCCGTTGTCGGCCGACACAATGCGATTGTTCCGTATCTTACAACAGGCCCTCGCCACGCTCGGCCCCGATTGCATCGGCGCGCACATCACCAGTTTGACCCGCAACGCGTGCGACGTACTGTGCGTCCTGTGGCTGTGGCGCTGGGCACAAGCGATGGCCAAACGCGAGACCGGCGCCGAGCTACCCGCAGGTGTCGAGCTGCGCATTGCACCTTTGTTCGAGAAGATCGGCGACCTGGCCCGCGGCGCGCACACGCTATGCGACATTCTCGACGAGCCCTGCTATGCCGAGCACTTGAAACGGCAAGGGAATCGTCAGATCGTCATGGTCGGCTACTCGGACAGCACCAAGGACGGCGGCTATCTGGCCGCTTGTTGGGGGCTGTATCGGGCCCAAAGCCAGTTGCAGGCCGTGGCGGCCGAGCGCAGCATCAGCCTGACTTTCTTCCACGGTCGCGGCGGTTCACTGGGGCGCGGCGGCGGGCCGGCGGCGCGCGGCATCTTGTCGCTGCCGCCCGAGGCGCTCGATGGCACCCTGCGTCTGACCGAGCAAGGCGAAGTGCTGGCCGAACGGTACGACGACGTGCAGGTTGCCTACCGGCACATCGAGCAAGTCACCTGGGCCACGCTGACGGCGAGCAATGTCGCCGCGGCCGAGGTCAAGCCAAGTTGGTTCGAGTTGATGGAATCGCTGTCGCAGCGCTCGTTGCAGGTTTATCGCGAGTTGGTCGATCAGCCCGGCTTCATCAACTTCTTTGCCGAGACCACGCCCATCGACGAGATCGAGAACCTGCCCATCGGTTCGCGCCCGGCGCGACGCCGCGGCGAGCGGACGCTAGACGACCTACGAGCCATTCCCTGGGTCTTCTCGTGGACGCAAAATCGGTGCATGATCCCGGCCTGGTACGGGCTGGGGACGGCGCTGACCGAGGTGAAGTATCGCGACCGCGCGGCCTGGCTGGCCATCTGCGAGATGTACCGGCAGTGGCCGTTCATGCAAGCCACGATCGACAACGCGGCCCTGGCGCTGGCCAAGGTCGACATGTACATCGGGCAACATTACTCCGAGTTGTGCGAATCGCCCGAGACGCGCGAGCGATTGTGGATGATGATTGCCAGCGAGCGCGACCGGACGCGACAAGGCATCCTCGATATCGTCGGCGGTGAAGAACTGCTGGCCACCGTCCCTTGGTTCCGAGGTTCGATCGAAGTCCGCAATCCGTACATCGATCCATTGAACCTGATTCAAATCGACCTGATTCGCCGCCGTCGCAAGGTCGAGGGGGAGCAACAGCGCGCCGACGAGCACGAACGGCTGCGCGATCTACTGCGGCTGACGGTGCAAGGCATTGCCGCCGGTATGCGCACGACCGGTTGA